A genomic window from Clostridium aceticum includes:
- a CDS encoding YceD family protein produces MLKFDLNTIKRGEHEEVHLDFTVDLDNINYYGDVLKVISPIHVLGKVYSVGKKIFLSCNLETELQVHCGRCLKPFTYLLKTNIDVELVGQEKFKEEEDLDDTIVYNDNVIDFNEVIKEQIIMNLPMKVVCSENCKGLCKTCGEDLNIEQCQCNQENEDDIDPRLAKLKELLQQD; encoded by the coding sequence ATGTTGAAATTTGATTTAAACACCATAAAAAGAGGGGAACATGAGGAAGTACATTTAGATTTTACTGTTGACCTTGACAATATAAACTATTATGGTGATGTTCTTAAGGTGATTTCTCCTATTCATGTTTTAGGAAAAGTATACAGTGTTGGAAAAAAGATTTTTTTATCCTGTAATCTTGAAACAGAACTTCAGGTTCACTGTGGAAGATGCTTAAAACCTTTTACTTATCTACTAAAAACCAATATTGATGTTGAGTTAGTTGGGCAAGAAAAGTTTAAGGAAGAGGAAGACTTAGACGATACAATTGTTTATAATGATAATGTGATTGATTTCAATGAAGTCATAAAAGAACAAATCATCATGAATCTTCCTATGAAGGTAGTATGTAGTGAAAACTGTAAGGGATTGTGTAAAACATGTGGTGAAGATTTGAACATAGAACAATGTCAATGCAATCAAGAGAATGAAGATGATATAGATCCTCGACTTGCTAAATTGAAAGAACTGTTACAACAAGATTAA